The Sulfurimonas lithotrophica genome includes a region encoding these proteins:
- a CDS encoding MBL fold metallo-hydrolase, which translates to MNIKSKAMGMYQTNCYIVSIEGKDFIIDPGVDATQWVMENVTNPVAILNTHGHFDHVWSNAELQKKLNIPLYTPKDDIPMLSSNDWVPDLPPSKPDFEVDGDAELFFDDVKVKFRHFPGHCPGCSTIEIGDAMFSGDFIFERSIGRCDFPYSSVEDMKDSLKRFKELDYDKKVYPGHGSSTTIKAEQKHIDYWIQSL; encoded by the coding sequence ATGAATATAAAAAGTAAAGCTATGGGAATGTACCAAACTAACTGCTATATAGTCAGTATTGAGGGTAAAGATTTTATTATAGACCCGGGTGTAGATGCAACACAGTGGGTAATGGAAAATGTGACAAATCCGGTAGCTATTTTAAACACACATGGACATTTTGATCATGTTTGGAGTAATGCAGAGTTACAAAAAAAACTAAATATTCCGCTTTATACTCCAAAAGATGATATTCCGATGCTAAGCTCAAACGATTGGGTACCTGATTTACCGCCTTCTAAGCCTGACTTTGAAGTTGACGGGGATGCCGAGCTGTTTTTTGATGATGTTAAAGTTAAATTTCGCCACTTTCCCGGTCACTGTCCGGGGTGTTCTACCATAGAGATAGGTGATGCTATGTTTAGCGGTGATTTTATATTTGAACGTTCAATCGGAAGATGCGATTTTCCATATTCATCAGTTGAAGATATGAAAGACTCTCTAAAAAGATTTAAAGAGTTGGATTACGACAAAAAGGTATATCCTGGACATGGCTCATCTACTACTATAAAAGCCGAACAAAAACATATAGACTACTGGATACAAAGTTTATAA
- a CDS encoding class I SAM-dependent DNA methyltransferase, with protein sequence MQDNFKHKAKEWDSKSIRVQNALTIAKAIKDRVKLTPDMHLMDFGVGTGLLGFEVLKDVKSMVGIDTSKGMLEKLEEKNSDDLKIKPICQDIIQNPLEDKFDGIISSMTLHHVKDLNKFFTTVKNNLNENGFIAIADLESEDGTFHSDNTGVYHFGFDKDELCNIVKSCGFKDTFFQNISTIQKPHRDFGIFLLVARV encoded by the coding sequence ATGCAAGATAACTTTAAACATAAAGCAAAAGAGTGGGATTCTAAAAGTATCCGTGTACAAAATGCACTCACAATTGCAAAAGCAATAAAAGACAGAGTAAAACTTACACCAGATATGCATCTAATGGATTTTGGCGTCGGTACGGGACTTTTAGGTTTTGAAGTTTTAAAAGATGTTAAAAGTATGGTAGGCATAGATACTTCAAAAGGTATGCTTGAAAAACTAGAGGAAAAAAATTCTGATGATCTAAAGATAAAGCCTATTTGTCAAGATATAATCCAAAACCCTTTAGAAGATAAATTTGACGGGATTATCAGTTCTATGACACTTCATCATGTAAAAGATTTGAATAAATTTTTTACTACCGTTAAAAATAACCTGAATGAAAACGGTTTTATAGCTATAGCCGACTTAGAAAGTGAAGACGGTACTTTTCATTCTGACAATACAGGTGTATATCACTTTGGATTTGATAAAGATGAGTTATGTAATATAGTAAAGAGTTGTGGTTTTAAAGATACTTTTTTTCAAAATATAAGCACAATTCAAAAACCCCATAGAGACTTCGGTATATTTTTACTCGTTGCCAGAGTATAA